A region of the Arenibacter antarcticus genome:
GGCTTTGAGATTATAAAAGTGAAGGGCTGGGACTATACTGGGCTGATTCACGCTTACGAAAACGCTGCCGATATAGCTAGGGAAAAGCATGTTCCAGTTATTATCCATGTCACTGAACTCACCCAACCACAGGGGCATTCTACTTCTGGATCTCATGAACGGTATAAGAGTGAAGACCGATTGTCTTGGGAAAGGGATAACGATTGTAACAAACGTTATCGGGAATGGATTCTTGCAAATAAAATTGCAACGGAAGAGGAATTAGGAACTATTGAAAAGAATATAAAAAGAGTAGTCCGAAGCGCAAAAAAGGAAGCTTGGGAAGAGTTTTTAGCCCCACATAGGGAACTGAGAAAAACGTTGGTAAATCTACTTGAAAATGCCGCAAACGCAAGTCCCAACAAAAATTTTATCACAAAACTTAAAAATGACCTAATAGCAACGGAAGAGCCAATTAAAAAAGACTTGGCCTCTACAGCAAGAAAGGCCATGCGTTATTTATTGGGGGAAACTTCTAAAGAAAAGGAGGCCTTGGCCAACTGGACGGAGACATTTCTGGAGGAATCCCAGTCCACATTCAGTTCCTTTCTATACAATAAACAAGAAAATAGCGCCATCCATGTTCCCGAGGTGAAGGCCACTTATGACCAAGACCCCGATGAGGTTGACGGCAGGGTAATATTAAGGGATAATTTTGATCAATTATTTAACAAATATCCTGAGTCCTTAATTTTTGGGGAAGATACCGGCGCCATAGGCGATGTGAACCAAGGGTTGGAAGGACTGCAAAAAAAATACGGGAAACTTAGGGTTGCCGATTGTGGCATTAGGGAAGCAACCATTATTGGACAGGGAATAGGAATGGCCATGCGCGGCTTACGTCCCATTGCCGAAATCCAATATTTGGATTATATTTTCTATGCCTTATACACCCTAACCGATGACTTGTCTACCTTATTGTACAGGACTGTAGGTAAACAACGTGCGCCATTGATAGTAAGGACTAGAGGACATAGACTGGAAGGTATATGGCATTCAGGATCTCAAATGGGCGGACTAATTCACCTGTTAAGGGGAATGTATATTCTAGTCCCGAGAAACATGACCAAAGCGGCCGGCTTTTACAATACCTTAATGAAAGGTAACGAACCTGCACTACTTATAGAATGCCTGAACGGATATCGTCTAAAAGAGGATAGACCCAATAATCTGGGCGAATTATGTACCCCTATTGGTGTGGTGGAAGTACTGAAGCCAGGTAATGATATTACGCTCTTATCCTATGGATCTACATTGCGAATTGTAATGCAGGTTGCATTGGAACTAAAAGAAGTGGGGATAGATGCTGAGGTTGTGGATGCCCAAAGTCTAATGCCTTTTGATACAGCTCATAACCTTCTAAAGAGTATTCAAAAGACCAATCGATTATTAGTTATAGATGAGGATGTTCCCGGTGGATGTTCAGCCTACCTGATCCACGAAATAACAGAAAAACAAGGTGCTTATCAATACTTGGATAGTGCCCCCCAAACATTGACCTCCGCGCCACATAGGCCAGCATATGCCACAGATGGGGATTATTTTTCCAAACCAAATGCGGAGGATATCTTTGAAAAAGTATATTCCATAATGCGGGAATCCAACCCCAGTGAATTTCCTAAACTAAGATAAAACTGAATTAGAAAGCAATGGAGCGAAAACTGTTCTATCCATTATTTTAATTTAATTAAAATCGATATTAATAATAAACAATTAGTTATTTTTAACCCCATTATTAATAATTAATCTAAACCTAATTCCCCCCTAATGAAAGATTTCGGCTTACTTCTTTTACGTGTTGGTTTTGCTGTTTTGATGCTAACCCACGGAATTCCTAAATTTCTAAATCTAATACAAGGCAACTTCGAATTTGGAAATCCATTGGGTATCGGAGCGGCTCCTTCCCTATTCTTAGCGGTTATTGGAGAATTTATATGTCCTATTTTGGTGATTATTGGAATAAGGACCCGTTGGGCCTCTGTACCAATTATTTTAACCATGATGGTTGCACTATTTATTGTTCATGCCAATGACCCAATAGGCGTTAAGGAAAAAGCAATATTATTTTTAGTAGGTTTTACCAGTATACTTTTGTTAGGTCCTGGAAAATACAGTTTGGACAAAAAATAAAGTAGCCTATTAATGGAATATCCTTATCAGCAGCTCTTTTAAAAGGTCTTGATGGGAAATGGTAGAACCTACCCCCTTCCCTTTTACATCGAGCTCCCTTAGCTCAGAAATAATTCCGCTAACACGTCTCATGGGATAGTTTCTTGCGGCAATCTGAATTTCCTCAACAAAATAGGGCCGTATCCCCAGTGCGCTTGAAACGCTTTTTGAGGAATGGTCCTTTAGCCCGTGATAGGCCAATAACTGATTAAAGAAGGAATACAACAAGGTAATTGTAAGTACAAAAGGATTGTCCTTGGGGTTTTGGCCAAAATAATTAACGATCATCGTGGCCTTCACCACATTTCCTTCACCAATGGCCTTTTTTAACTCAAAGTTATTGTAATCCTTACTGATCCCTATATTCTCCTCTATAGCTTCTGGGGTAATTTCGACCCCCTTGGGAACCACAAGACAAAGTTTCTCCAATTCCTTGTCAATTTTCCCTAGATCTGTACCCAAAAATTCCACTAAAAGATTGGCAGCCTTGAAGCTTATATCGTATCCACGGGATTTTAGCACCTTCCTGATCCAATCTGCAACCTTATTCTCGTATAGCTTCTTGCTTTCAAAAATAACGCCCGTTTTATTGATGGCCTTATACAGCTTTTTTCGTTTGTCCAACTTATTGTACTTATAGCAAATCACTAATACCGTAGACGGTTGGGGATTATCCGCATAGGATGTTAAATTTTCTATGGACCGAGATAAGTGCTGCGCCTCTTTAATGATTACTACCTGCCTTTCGGCCATCATTGGATACCTCTTGGCATTCCCTACAATATCCTCTACACTAACATCCTTACCGTAGAGGATCACTTGGTTAAATCCACGCTCTTCCTCGGAAAGAACATTTTTCTCAATATACTCCGAAATTTTATCAATATAATAGGGTTCCTCTCCTGTTAGAAAATATATTGGTGCTATATTTCCCTTTTTTATATTGCCTACAATTTGTTTTACTTCATCCATTTAAAAAAATTCATCAACTTTACATCATGGAGCCATTAAACTTTCCATCATATCCATTTCGCTTCAAAAATAGGGAAAATAAAATCTATATTTTTGATGTGATCCGCAAAAAATTTGTAGTCCTACAACCCGAGGAATGGGTGCGTCAACACGTGGTCCATTATTTGTGGAAAGAAAAAAATTACCCTCTCAGCCACATTAATATCGAAAAACAACTACTGATCAATAATTTAAAGAAACGATATGATGTAGTGATATTTAGTCCGGACGGTGAAATTGAATTATTGGTAGAATGCAAAGCCCCAAAAATAACTATAACCCAGCATGTTTTTGATCAGATAGCAAGATACAACCTTCAACTAAATGCAAAATATCTAATGGTGACCAATGGGCTGGAAAATTTTTATTGTAAAATGGACCTAGAAGGGGAAATGTACACTTTCCTTAAAACCATCCCTAACTACACCCCTTAAACATTTTGAAATATCCAATCACATTTTACTTAAATTAAATTTACAAGTGCTAAAAAAACAATTGAATTTAACTAAGTAAAAAATTACCTTACTTTGCTCCCTTAAATAATTTTTCTTTAATATAAAAACCCCAAAATTAACGTTGGGAATCCACAAATGTTGAAAATTGCAGTAGTAATACTTAATTGGAATGGTGAAGCGCTTTTAGAGAAGTTTCTCCCCTCCGTGACGGCTTTCTCGAAGGAAGCTGATATTTATGTAGCGGACAACGCCTCTACAGACAATTCCATCGCCTTCCTTAAGAAACAGTATCCAGAGATCAAAATCATTCAGAATAGCAGCAACGGTGGCTATGCCAAAGGTTATAATGATGCCTTACCACAAATAAAGGCCGATGTTTATTGTTTACTGAATTCGGACGTAGAAGTAACTCAAGATTGGTTGTCGCCTATCACCGAAGAATTTTTAAATAATTCGAAAGCAGCCATTATACAACCAAAAATATTGGATTATAAGAATAAAACCCATTTTGAATACGCTGGGGCTGCAGGAGGGTTTATAGATAAATTTGGATATCCCTTTTGCAGGGGACGTATTTTTCAGGAATTGGAACAAGATTTGGGCCAGTACAATGACAAAAAGGAGATTTTTTGGGCCACTGGCGCATGTATGTTT
Encoded here:
- a CDS encoding thiamine pyrophosphate-dependent enzyme; protein product: MNIDSETSSDISFDDFQIQILKDYEIAVTSRECSLLGRREVLTGKAKFGIFGDGKELPQLAMARSFMDGDFRSGYYRDQTFMMALNLLSPKEFFHGLYATTDITKETMSAGRQMGGHFTTFSLNEDGTWKDLTKQKNSSADISCTAGQMPRLLGLAQASKIYRNVKGINSEKFSKNGNEVAWGTIGNASTSEGAFFETINAAGVLQVPMVISIWDDNYGISVHAKYQTTKEDISKILAGFQRDKKDKGFEIIKVKGWDYTGLIHAYENAADIAREKHVPVIIHVTELTQPQGHSTSGSHERYKSEDRLSWERDNDCNKRYREWILANKIATEEELGTIEKNIKRVVRSAKKEAWEEFLAPHRELRKTLVNLLENAANASPNKNFITKLKNDLIATEEPIKKDLASTARKAMRYLLGETSKEKEALANWTETFLEESQSTFSSFLYNKQENSAIHVPEVKATYDQDPDEVDGRVILRDNFDQLFNKYPESLIFGEDTGAIGDVNQGLEGLQKKYGKLRVADCGIREATIIGQGIGMAMRGLRPIAEIQYLDYIFYALYTLTDDLSTLLYRTVGKQRAPLIVRTRGHRLEGIWHSGSQMGGLIHLLRGMYILVPRNMTKAAGFYNTLMKGNEPALLIECLNGYRLKEDRPNNLGELCTPIGVVEVLKPGNDITLLSYGSTLRIVMQVALELKEVGIDAEVVDAQSLMPFDTAHNLLKSIQKTNRLLVIDEDVPGGCSAYLIHEITEKQGAYQYLDSAPQTLTSAPHRPAYATDGDYFSKPNAEDIFEKVYSIMRESNPSEFPKLR
- a CDS encoding DoxX family protein encodes the protein MKDFGLLLLRVGFAVLMLTHGIPKFLNLIQGNFEFGNPLGIGAAPSLFLAVIGEFICPILVIIGIRTRWASVPIILTMMVALFIVHANDPIGVKEKAILFLVGFTSILLLGPGKYSLDKK
- the holA gene encoding DNA polymerase III subunit delta codes for the protein MDEVKQIVGNIKKGNIAPIYFLTGEEPYYIDKISEYIEKNVLSEEERGFNQVILYGKDVSVEDIVGNAKRYPMMAERQVVIIKEAQHLSRSIENLTSYADNPQPSTVLVICYKYNKLDKRKKLYKAINKTGVIFESKKLYENKVADWIRKVLKSRGYDISFKAANLLVEFLGTDLGKIDKELEKLCLVVPKGVEITPEAIEENIGISKDYNNFELKKAIGEGNVVKATMIVNYFGQNPKDNPFVLTITLLYSFFNQLLAYHGLKDHSSKSVSSALGIRPYFVEEIQIAARNYPMRRVSGIISELRELDVKGKGVGSTISHQDLLKELLIRIFH
- a CDS encoding type I restriction enzyme HsdR N-terminal domain-containing protein, which gives rise to MEPLNFPSYPFRFKNRENKIYIFDVIRKKFVVLQPEEWVRQHVVHYLWKEKNYPLSHINIEKQLLINNLKKRYDVVIFSPDGEIELLVECKAPKITITQHVFDQIARYNLQLNAKYLMVTNGLENFYCKMDLEGEMYTFLKTIPNYTP
- a CDS encoding glycosyltransferase family 2 protein gives rise to the protein MLKIAVVILNWNGEALLEKFLPSVTAFSKEADIYVADNASTDNSIAFLKKQYPEIKIIQNSSNGGYAKGYNDALPQIKADVYCLLNSDVEVTQDWLSPITEEFLNNSKAAIIQPKILDYKNKTHFEYAGAAGGFIDKFGYPFCRGRIFQELEQDLGQYNDKKEIFWATGACMFIKSDVFHQLQGFDEDYFAHQEEIDLCWRAKNNGYHVYYVGSSKIYHLGGSTLSNMDPKKTFLNFRNSLFSILKNLPPKKGIPILGLRLFLDGVAGVRFVFQGKPQHCWAILRAHLSFYKHFNTMFKKREKRNFMGTYYTTKSIVWSHFVHNVRKFNILIKN